Proteins from a genomic interval of Physeter macrocephalus isolate SW-GA chromosome 21, ASM283717v5, whole genome shotgun sequence:
- the LOC112066128 gene encoding LOW QUALITY PROTEIN: sodium channel modifier 1-like (The sequence of the model RefSeq protein was modified relative to this genomic sequence to represent the inferred CDS: deleted 1 base in 1 codon), producing the protein MSFKREGDDWSQLNVLKKRRVGDLLASYIPEDEALMLRDGRFACAICPHRPVLDTLAMLTAHRAGKKHLSSLQLFYGKKQPGKGMEQNPREQNELRREETKAEAPLLIQTRLITQSALHRAPHYNSCCRRKYDFDSSLPRPEALHPSVSRSPLPPPEVEPQSGKISREPEPEAGSQTKESATVSSPAPMSPTRRRALDHYLTLRSSGWIPDGRGRWVKDENVEFDSDEEEPPDLPLD; encoded by the exons ATGTCTTTCAAGAGGGAAGGGGATGATTGGAGTCAACTCAATGTGCTCAAAAAACGAAGAGTTGGGGATCTGCTGGCCAGTTATATCCCAGAGGATGAGGCGCTGATGCTACGGGATGGACGCTTTGCTTGTGCCATATGTCCCCATCGACCTGTACTGGACACTCTGGCCATGCTGACTGCCCACCGTGCAGGCAAGAAACATCTGTCCAGCTTGCAGCTTTTCTATGGCAAGAAGCAGCCAGGAAAGGGCATGGAGCAGAATCCAAGAGAGCAGAATGAACTGAGGAGGGAAGAGACCAAAGCGGAGGCTCCTCTGTTAATCCAGACTCGACTTATCACCCAGAGTGCTCTGCACAGAGCTCCTCACTATAACAGTTGCTGCCGCCGGAAGTAT GACTTTGATTCTTCTCTACCCAGACCAGAAGCCCTTCATCCCTCTGTCTCTCGTTCCCCTTTGCCACCCCCAGAGGTTGAACCCCAAAGTGGGAAGATCAGTAGAGAACCTGAGCCTGAGGCTGGCTCACAGACCAAGGAGTCAGCAACTGTCTCATCCCCTGCACCTATGAGCCCCACAAGAAGACGGGCCCTGGATCATTACCTCACCCTTCGAAGCTCTGGATGGATCCCAGATGGACGAGGTCGATGGGTAAAAGATGAAAATGTTGAGTTTGACTCTGATGAAGAGGAACCCCCTGATCTCCCCTTGG